The Thermoleophilaceae bacterium sequence GGGCCGCCGGTCGCGGCCCCCCGACGAGCTCGACGCGCTGGTGGTCGCCCTCGTCGACAGGCTCGCGCGCCGGCTGCGCGCAGCCCGGCGGGTCTGCCGCACGGTCGTGCTGCGGCTGCGCTTCGCCGACTTCTCGCGGGCCACCCGATCGCAGACGCTTGCCCAGGCCACCGCGGACACGCGCTCGATCCTCGCCACGGCGCGCGCGCTGCTGGCCGCCGCCATGCCCACGATCGAGCGCGACGGCCTCACGCTGGTCGGAGTGGCCCTCGCCAACCTCGCCGACGACGGCGCCGTCCAGCTCGCGCTGCCGTTCGAGAGCGAACGCGCCCTTGCTCTCGACGCCACGCTCGACGCCCTGCGGGACCGCTTCGGTTCCGGGGCCATCACACGAGCCGTCCTGGTGGGGCAGGACCCGGGAGTCTCGGTGCCGCTGCTGCCGGACTGAGGAGCCGGCGTATCCCCACAGCCGCCCGCCCGCCCGCCCGCGCGCGCTTCGCCGAGCTCGCCGAGCTCGCCGCCGCCGCCCCCTCGCCGAAGGGCGCCGCGGGCTGATCCTGCGGCGCGCCGCTACCCGCAGGGCGCCGGCCCGGTGCCTGCGGCCGGGTGCCGTTGCGAGGATGCATCCGTCATCGAACTCCGTACCGCGCACACCGCCGACCTGGATGCCGCGACCCTCGCGGCGGCGCGCGCCCTGCTCGACGCGGTCTTCGAAGGCGAGATGACCGACCACGACTGGGAGCACGCCCTGGGCGGGCATGCATGCCCTCGTGTGGGAGGAAGACGAACTCGTGGGGCACGCGTCCGTGGTCCAGCGCCGGCTCCTGCACGGCGGGCGGGCGCTGCGCACGGGCTATGTCGAGGGCGTCGCGGTGCGCGCGGGCCAGCGCCGGCGCGGCCACGCCGCGGCCATGATGCAGGCACTCGAGCGGGTGATCCACGGCGCTTACGAGCTCGGTGCGCTGGGCGCCACCGACGAGGCGCTGGACTTCTATGCGGGCCGCGGCTGGAAGCGGTGGCAGGGGCCCACCTCGACACTCACCCCGGCCGGCATCGCGCGCACCGAGGAGGAGGACGGATCCGTCTTCGTCCTCCCGGTGGCCGTTCCGCTGGACCTGTCCGGTGAGCTGACCTGCGACTGGCGCGACGGCGACCTGTGGTGATTCGATGCCCAGATCGTCGACGCCGGCCGTACATCGTATGGATCGAGGATCAGCATGAGACTTCCGAACGCAGCACACCGATCTCACCCCTGGCGTATCCGCGAGATCACGCCAGACTTCACCCTGGAGGATGTCTGGGCCCTTCCCGTGCACGGTGGCGCCGAGGACTTCCAAGCCGCGCTCGAGCTGATGTTCTCCTTCGATCCGGCCAACGCGGAGTCCCTGCCGACGCGTGTCCTGTGGCGGGTCCGCGACCGCCTCGGCAGGTGGTTCGGCCTCGGCAGGATCTCGGCCGCGGTCGACAGGGGTCGGGATGATGCCGCAGGCAGACTGCCGATTCCGGGCACGAACCAAACCTCGCTGACCGACCGGCTGCCAGACGATCTGCGCGACACGGCGGCGGATCTGGATTTCGGCTCGCTGCCCTTCGAGCCCCTCTATCGCACCGACGTCGAGTTTGCCGCGGAAGTGTCGAACCAGACCGTGCACGGCGTGATGCACCTGGCCTGGGTCGATCAGGGCGAAGGCCGCTACCGGGGACAGATGGCCGTCTACGTCAAGCCACGTGGTCCGTTCGGGAAGGGATACATGGCGCTCATCAAGCCGTTCCGGTATTGGGTTGTGTACCCGGCGCTCATGCGGCAGGTAGAACGAGCGTGGAACACACGGAGCTAAGTCACGGAAACCTCGGCGTACCGTCGGGGTGCCTCGACGACTGACGGAGGAGGCAGGGTGGCGGACGAGACCGGCGGCGCCAGGACGACCTTCGAGTGGTTGCCCGGTGAGCTCCTGCTCGTGCAGCGCTGGCACATACCCGGTTCCCGAGGCGCCCGACGGGATCGCGATCTACGGATACGACCACGCGACCTATGAAAAGGACTTCGACATCACCTACAGGAAGGTGTAAGAGCTCCTCACGTCGACGAGATGGAGCATGTTCAGGCTTGTCTCCCGCCGCTACGAGAGAGCGAGTCTGATCGTGACGAGCAACAAGCCGTTCTCTGCCTTCACGCCCAGGCGGTCCGCTGGGTTGCGGGGAGTGGGGGCGGTAGCCTGGGCGAAGGCGGCCTACGTCGCCGCGGCCAGCGCGCCGCGGCGGGGTGAGCAGGAAGGCACCACGGACAGGAGGCATCTGCATGGAGAGGACTGCTGCGGCTGGGGCTGCGCAGGGCCAGTTCGCCGTCACGGACGCCGAGCGGCAGGTCGCCGACCTGCTGCCGATCGAGGCGGATCCGCAGCTCGCGCGTGCCGCGCTGGGTGCTGCGCCGTTCTGGTTTCACACCTTTGCGCTGAACCGCGCGGAGCGGATCTACACGCCGGGTGCCGCGCGCGATCATCGCTACCGCGTGTCGGCGCTTCCGGCCGACTTCCGGGGTCGCAGCGTGCTCGACGTCGGCACCTTCGACGGCTTTTATGCCTTCCTCGCCGAGCGGCGTGGCGCGGACCGGGTCGTCGCCGTCGATAACGAGCAGTACCGGCTCTGGGTCGCTGCTCGTTGGGGAATCGAGTTGGGGGGCGGGGAGGGCTTCGGTGCGGTCCACGGCCTGCTCGGCTCGTCTGTCGAGTATCGCCGGCTCGACGCGTTCGAGCTCGACCGGCTGGAGGAGCGCTTCGACTTCGTCTACTGCT is a genomic window containing:
- a CDS encoding GNAT family N-acetyltransferase, which produces MWEEDELVGHASVVQRRLLHGGRALRTGYVEGVAVRAGQRRRGHAAAMMQALERVIHGAYELGALGATDEALDFYAGRGWKRWQGPTSTLTPAGIARTEEEDGSVFVLPVAVPLDLSGELTCDWRDGDLW
- a CDS encoding DUF2867 domain-containing protein, with translation MRLPNAAHRSHPWRIREITPDFTLEDVWALPVHGGAEDFQAALELMFSFDPANAESLPTRVLWRVRDRLGRWFGLGRISAAVDRGRDDAAGRLPIPGTNQTSLTDRLPDDLRDTAADLDFGSLPFEPLYRTDVEFAAEVSNQTVHGVMHLAWVDQGEGRYRGQMAVYVKPRGPFGKGYMALIKPFRYWVVYPALMRQVERAWNTRS
- a CDS encoding DUF1698 domain-containing protein, translated to MERTAAAGAAQGQFAVTDAERQVADLLPIEADPQLARAALGAAPFWFHTFALNRAERIYTPGAARDHRYRVSALPADFRGRSVLDVGTFDGFYAFLAERRGADRVVAVDNEQYRLWVAARWGIELGGGEGFGAVHGLLGSSVEYRRLDAFELDRLEERFDFVYCFGILHRVENPLGLLRVLRERTARGGTVLLETYGIRPEDRDGAAIRVSEPGEIYARDDFVYWGFGEAGLGRLARIAGFERAEALAEVEVDGHPRIVCRLSA